The following nucleotide sequence is from Candidatus Auribacterota bacterium.
TAATGCAGCGCACCGGGTGCGACCGCATCTCCCGGAACAGATGCAGCATCATTGCGGATGCAAGCACCGCATTGACCAGATAGACAGGATAGCCGTACCGTTGGTTGACCAGGAAGGGGATCGTACCCACAATCACAAAAAGCGCGATGCCGAAAAGAAATAGGGCCCTGTCGTCGCGCGCAAAGTGGATTCCCCCCAGGGTGCCGTACGCCAGAACCGTGGCCGAGAGAGCTACATTTAACAATATGATGAGTGTTTTCTTCACGCCGGGGTGGTTCGCCCTGTGCCATTCACTGAACGACTTATGGGGGAAGAACCATGCGAGGTTGCTCCCCACCGTCAACCGGCCGATTTTCTTGATGTTCCAGAAAATGTATCCGCCGGGGTGCTCCTTGATATTCTGAAACGCCACGCGGGTAAAATCCCTCCCCTGCGCCCGGAGTTCGTGATCGCCGTACGGCAATCCACGGTACGGAGGCTCATCGCCCTCGGTGTCGGGGCGTGAGCCGAGCCAGAACCCGACACCGCTGTATTCCTTCGAGAAAAGGGAGCACTCTCCGAAGCACACCCTGTTCTTCAGAGGCACGGGGATAACCAGCGCGATGGCGATGATACAAGCGGGAAGCAATCGCCGCGTGTAATGGAAACCCGCGCATCGGCAGACAATGATTCTACCCGCATCAACCAGAATGCAGGCGAGGATGATGGCGACCGGCAGCGCGGCGAGGATCGGCCGGGTCAATCCCCCGGTGCCGAGGAAGATCCCCGCGCAGATGGATTGCCGGAGGTATCCTGCCCCCGGCCGCGGGTCCATAAGCTCCACGAGGAAATACAGCGCCGCGATGAAGGCAAAAAAGTAGAGCGGCTCGGTCAATATCGTCGGCGACAGCACTATAAGGCCGTCACACACAGTGCAGAGCAGCGCCGCGCAGACCCCGGCCGCACGCCCGAATATCTTTTTGCCGATGG
It contains:
- a CDS encoding glycosyltransferase family 39 protein → MYSIRDCFPPLIIAILTIWIRIQYLLHSSYLPNDIEHLRCRWPDEGTYFNHVQAIQSHGVKAYLVSPLSFNLLPGNPLYLAGLYELCGRRIFRMRLCNILLSTVTLLLVYAIGKKIFGRAAGVCAALLCTVCDGLIVLSPTILTEPLYFFAFIAALYFLVELMDPRPGAGYLRQSICAGIFLGTGGLTRPILAALPVAIILACILVDAGRIIVCRCAGFHYTRRLLPACIIAIALVIPVPLKNRVCFGECSLFSKEYSGVGFWLGSRPDTEGDEPPYRGLPYGDHELRAQGRDFTRVAFQNIKEHPGGYIFWNIKKIGRLTVGSNLAWFFPHKSFSEWHRANHPGVKKTLIILLNVALSATVLAYGTLGGIHFARDDRALFLFGIALFVIVGTIPFLVNQRYGYPVYLVNAVLASAMMLHLFREMRSHPVRCIIPMALVFAIVAYVASGV